Proteins encoded in a region of the Labrus bergylta chromosome 9, fLabBer1.1, whole genome shotgun sequence genome:
- the rnf20 gene encoding E3 ubiquitin-protein ligase BRE1A has translation MSGQKRPADPGSASSSSSSSGAPPEKRREREGEDGGPGVSAAAGGSTAVTETVIKLGGVSNSEEQDIKALQAKNRKLGESLDLRQVIEDELRERIERLETRQATDDASLLILNRYWNQFDENVKLTIRRYDQSTSEPEKPLASEGRSLKPDTPEPDGDSNQERAKDRGHPGETTNSFLATLASSSSEEMEAELQERVESSQKQANHVVEIYECLRSTVDKLKTELDSGADEMKQRAEGSLWQVASNLNSLLTRENKRLQQLTEDLKQKYSQMTSETRPLGRAANKADQRVGELQVLIDELQWDMEKIRRRENRLNAHLSEILERVNSKGYKVCGEASSVCGTITINKRKFEEMNSEMDESRELADNRLIELQKLQQDLQNVQQENNSMKAELMSRAESMVKETSEYRCLQSQFSVLYNESLILKAQLDETRARLNTTRTARLRQLEHMENDEVALQRKVRTEVFQLEDTLAQVRKEYEMLRIEFEQTLAANEQAGPINREMRHLISTLQTHNQQMKGEVVKYKIRLRETQAELNQVRASKGNAILQSQSSTELDVKDETTSPSITAISGEPAIKTEPDNGSSTPSSTGASVKTEPGVEPEATVKEDEKEEKKEKEEKKEKDVLKKEEKEREKEKERPTRGGGGVIKEEKEKPGSSSQPEESAGERLSVVGGSKRKEIEQLKIVRAELKKAQESQREMKLLLDMYRSAPKEQRDKVQLMAAEKKSKSEGEELRQRLRELEERERREGKKMADEEALRKIRSVEEQIDILNKKLSIAKQEEDALLSEMDVTGQAFEDMQEQNIRLMQQLREKDDANFKLMSERIKSNQIHKLLKEEKEELADQLLTLKTQVDAQLQVVRKLEEKDRLLQGTISTAERELALRTQALDMNKRKAQDSASLSEEVRTQLEQVQQRLKLVREEVVENSISREKESFNARRAQEDISKLRRKIEKAKKPAEKISNGDDILNEEINDYKARLTCPCCNSRVKDAVLTKCFHVFCFECVKTRYDTRQRKCPKCNAAFGANDFHRIYIG, from the exons ATGTCGGGACAGAAGCGTCCTGCAGACCCCGGCAGTGCCTcctcgtcgtcgtcgtcgtccgGTGCTCCGCCTGAGAAgcggagggagagggagggagaggatggaggTCCCGGGGTCAGCGCGGCTGCTGGGGGGAGCACCGCGGTGACAGAGACGGTCATCAAACTCGGAGGAGTGTCCAACTCA GAGGAGCAAGACATCAAAGCCCTCCAGGCGAAGAATCGAAAGTTGGGAGAATCCCTTGATCTAAGACAG GTGATTGAGGACGAATTGCGAGAGCGAATTGAGAGACTGGAGACGCGTCAGGCTACCGATGATGCCAGTCTGCTGATCCTCAATAGATACTGGAACCAG tTTGATGAAAACGTCAAACTAACAATCAGGCGGTATGACCAATCAACCAGTGAGCCTGAGAAACCTCTGGCAAGCGAGGGGCGGAGCTTGAAGCCAGATACCCCAGAACCCGATGGCGACTCCAACCAGGAGAGGGCAAAGGACAGAG GCCACCCGGGAGAGACAACCAACTCCTTCTTAGCCACACTGGCAAGTAGCAGCAGCGAGGAGATGGAGGCTGAGCTTCAAGAGAGGGTGGAGTCCAGCCAGAAGCAGGCCAATCATGTGGTGGAGATCTATGAATGTCTGAGGAGCACAGTGGATAAACTGAAGACAGAGCTGGACTCTGGAGCGGATGAGATGAAACAGAGAGCAG AGGGCAGCCTGTGGCAGGTAGCTTCCAATCTGAACTCTCTCTTGACCCGGGAGAACAagcggctgcagcagctgacAGAGGACCTCAAGCAAAAGTACAGTCAAATGACAAGCGAG ACCCGGCCTTTGGGTCGTGCAGCTAACAAAGCAGACCAGCGCGTCGGAGAGCTGCAGGTTTTGATCGATGAGCTCCAGTGGGACATGGAGAAGATCCGCCGCAGAGAGAACAGACTGAATGCACACCTGAGCGAGATCCTGGAAAGG GTGAATAGTAAAGGCTACAAAGTGTGTGGAGAGGCAAGCAGCGTCTGTGGAACCATCACTATAAACAAGAGAAAG TTTGAGGAAATGAACAGTGAGATGGACGAGAGCAGGGAGCTGGCAGATAACCGCCTCATCGAGCTGCAGAAGCTCCAGCAGGACCTGCAGAATGTGCAACAGGAGAACAACAGCATGAAG GCGGAGCTGATGAGTCGAGCAGAGAGCATGGTAAAAGAGACTTCAGAGTACCGCTGCCTGCAGTCGCAGTTTTCTGTTCTCTATAACGAGTCTCTGATCCTTAAGGCTCAGTTAGATGAGACGCGTGCTCGTCTCAACACTACCAGAACTGCAAGGCTTCGGCAGCTGGAGCACATGGAG AATGATGAGGTGGCTCTGCAGAGGAAGGTTCGTACAGAGGTGTTTCAGCTGGAGGACACTCTGGCTCAGGTCAGGAAGGAGTACGAGATGCTGCGCATTGAGTTTGAACAGACTCTTGCTGCCAATGAGCAAGCAG gtccCATCAACAGAGAGATGCGCCACTTGATCAGCacgctgcaaacacacaaccagCAGATGAAAGGAGAGGTGGTGAAATACAAGATTAGGCTGAGAGAAACTCAAGCTGAGCTCAATCAA GTCCGCGCTTCAAAGGGAAACGCCATCCTCCAGTCTCAGTCGAGCACAGAGCTGGACGTGAAGGATGAGACGACCTCGCCTTCAATCACAGCCATTTCTGGGGAACCTGCGATCAAGACAGAGCCTGACAACGGCTCCTCAACACCCAGCAGCACAG GGGCCTCAGTGAAAACAGAGCCCGGGGTAGAACCAGAAGCAACAGTAAAAGAGGacgagaaagaggagaagaaagagaaggaggaaaagaaagaaaaggatgttctgaagaaggaggagaaagagcgggagaaggaaaaggagaggCCGACACGCGGCGGTGGCGGtgtgataaaggaggagaaagagaagccGGGGAGTAGCAGCCAACCCGAGGAGTCGGCCGGGGAGCGCCTGTCAGTGGTTGGAGGAtcaaagaggaaggagatagaGCAGCTGAAGATTGTCAGAGCAGAACTCAA GAAAGCCCAGGAGTCTCAGAGGgagatgaagctgctgctggacATGTACCGCTCAGCACCGAAGGAGCAGAGGGACAAAGTGCAGCTCATGGCTGCAGAGAAGAAGTCCAAGTCAGAG GGAGAGGAGCTACGGCAGAGGCTgagggagctggaggagagagaaaggagagagggcAAGAAAATGGCAGATGAAGAGGCACTGAGGAAGATCCgctctgtggaggagcagattGATATTCTCAATAAGAAGCTTTCAATAGCAAAACAG gaggaggacgcGCTCCTGAGCGAGATGGACGTGACGGGCCAGGCCTTCGAGGACATGCAGGAACAGAACATTCGACTGATGCAGCAGCTCCGAGAAAAAGACGATGCAAATTTCAAGTTGATGAGCGAGCGGATCAAGTCCAACCAGATCCACAAGCTCctgaaagaggagaaggaggagctgGCAGACCAGCTGCTCACTCTAAAAACTCAG GTCGACGCCCAGCTTCAGGTGGTGCGGAAGCTGGAGGAAAAAGATCGCCTCCTGCAGGGCACCATCagcactgcagagagagagttggCACTGCGAACACAAGCCTTAGACATGAACAAACGCAAG GCACAGGACTCTGCGTCGCTGTCAGAGGAGGTGCGAACTCAGCTGGAGCAGGTTCAACAGAGGCTCAAGCTGGTCAGAGAGGAGGTGGTAGAGAACAGCATCTCCAGAGAGAAAGAGTCATTTAACGCCCGAAGAGCACag GAGGACATCTCCAAACTCAGGAGAAAGATCGAAAAGGCCAAGAAACCGGCTGAGAAAATCAGCAACGGAGACGATATCCTAAATGAAGAAATCAACGATTATAAG GCACGTCTCACATGCCCATGCTGCAACTCTCGGGTAAAGGACGCTGTTCTGACAAAGTGCTTCCACGTCTTCTGCTTCGAGTGCGTCAAGACTCGCTACGACACACGCCAGAGAAAGTGCCCAAAGTGCAACGCCGCCTTCGGAGCGAACGACTTTCACCGCATTTACATCGGCTGA
- the si:dkey-74k8.3 gene encoding BRI3-binding protein isoform X1, producing the protein MTLCASGRGGCTMARLLLLLGLALVVLVGAQAEQTKQTEGSPPAVTLGTLITGTCREVQRYAESVLGSGVIRSVAESAVLYLESFLGEENVYTVAMFFEMVIRFLAEGAASGLNVIAVYVTEILRVTGFDAAETLPRFTPEGVAAIAQWGLLALIGYWVLNIVLRLFLCVAKRVFWVVRTVLALWLFGLIVTDKTASADTTAVRVGGLVLGCVVLTLLTSGSENTCTVEHRLSTLEGRVKAVEKRKVEK; encoded by the exons atgaCTCTCTGCGCGTCTGGGCGCGGTGGATGTACCATGGCTCGTCTACTGCTGCTGCTCGGGTTGGCTTTGGTGGTTTTGGTCGGAGCTCAAGCCGAGCAGACCAAGCAGACCGAGGGGAGCCCACCGGCCGTCACCCTCGGGACTCTGATCACCGGGACCTGTCGGGAGGTGCAGCGGTACGCGGAGTCCGTGCTGGGGAGCGGAGTGATCCGATCAGTGGCTGAG AGTGCAGTGTTGTATCTTGAGTCATTTCTGGGTGAGGAGAACGTCTATACGGTGGCCAtg TTTTTTGAGATGGTGATCCGATTCCTGGCCGAAGGAGCGGCCAGCGGCCTGAACGTCATCGCCGTGTATGTCACAGAGATCCTCAGGGTCACAGGATTCGATG CTGCAGAGACCTTGCCCCGCTTCACTCCAGAGGGTGTGGCTGCCATCGCCCAATGGGGTCTTTTGGCCCTCATTGGCTACTGGGTGCTGAACATCGTTCTCCGTTTGTTCCTCTGCGTGGCAAAGCGGGTGTTCTGGGTGGTGAGAACCGTTTTAGCGCTGTGGCTTTTCGGACTGATCGTGACGGACAAGACTGCCAGCGCAGACACCACAGCGGTGCGAGTAGGTGGCCTGGTGCTGGGATGCGTCGTGTTGACTCTGCTCACTTCAGGATCTGAAAACACTTGCACGGTGGAGCACAGGCTGAGCACCCTGGAGGGCCGAGTGAAGGCCGTGGAGAAGAGGAAAGTGGAGAAGTGA
- the si:dkey-74k8.3 gene encoding BRI3-binding protein isoform X2, which translates to MTLCASGRGGCTMARLLLLLGLALVVLVGAQAEQTKQTEGSPPAVTLGTLITGTCREVQRYAESVLGSGVIRSVAEFFEMVIRFLAEGAASGLNVIAVYVTEILRVTGFDAAETLPRFTPEGVAAIAQWGLLALIGYWVLNIVLRLFLCVAKRVFWVVRTVLALWLFGLIVTDKTASADTTAVRVGGLVLGCVVLTLLTSGSENTCTVEHRLSTLEGRVKAVEKRKVEK; encoded by the exons atgaCTCTCTGCGCGTCTGGGCGCGGTGGATGTACCATGGCTCGTCTACTGCTGCTGCTCGGGTTGGCTTTGGTGGTTTTGGTCGGAGCTCAAGCCGAGCAGACCAAGCAGACCGAGGGGAGCCCACCGGCCGTCACCCTCGGGACTCTGATCACCGGGACCTGTCGGGAGGTGCAGCGGTACGCGGAGTCCGTGCTGGGGAGCGGAGTGATCCGATCAGTGGCTGAG TTTTTTGAGATGGTGATCCGATTCCTGGCCGAAGGAGCGGCCAGCGGCCTGAACGTCATCGCCGTGTATGTCACAGAGATCCTCAGGGTCACAGGATTCGATG CTGCAGAGACCTTGCCCCGCTTCACTCCAGAGGGTGTGGCTGCCATCGCCCAATGGGGTCTTTTGGCCCTCATTGGCTACTGGGTGCTGAACATCGTTCTCCGTTTGTTCCTCTGCGTGGCAAAGCGGGTGTTCTGGGTGGTGAGAACCGTTTTAGCGCTGTGGCTTTTCGGACTGATCGTGACGGACAAGACTGCCAGCGCAGACACCACAGCGGTGCGAGTAGGTGGCCTGGTGCTGGGATGCGTCGTGTTGACTCTGCTCACTTCAGGATCTGAAAACACTTGCACGGTGGAGCACAGGCTGAGCACCCTGGAGGGCCGAGTGAAGGCCGTGGAGAAGAGGAAAGTGGAGAAGTGA